A region from the Triticum urartu cultivar G1812 chromosome 1, Tu2.1, whole genome shotgun sequence genome encodes:
- the LOC125539585 gene encoding zinc-finger homeodomain protein 6-like: protein MEFTGPEHAAGTPPGTRSPSDASSGNSGEARYRECLRNHAAAQGGHAVDGCGEFMPSSAHDLLRCAACGCHRSFHRRDDGQQQQHPRLFLPAPGATPTTPTPRVPLLMPPPQQHHHPYAAGHPQAPPFAYNPHHQHYQRTPSGGGTTTESSSEEPDPGPPSTSAPGQGHGQAQRRKRFRTRFTAEQREQMLALAERVGWRMLKQDEALVEQLCAQAGVRRQVFKVWMHNNKHHRRQPESQQQQQKQ, encoded by the coding sequence ATGGAGTTCACGGGGCCGGAGCACGCCGCCGGGACGCCCCCCGGGACGCGCTCGCCCTCCGACGCCTCCTCGGGGAACAGCGGCGAGGCGAGGTACCGCGAGTGCCTGCGCAACCACGCCGCGGCGCAGGGCGGGCACGCCGTGGACGGCTGCGGGGAGTTCATGCCCTCCAGCGCCCACGACCTGCTCAGGTGCGCCGCCTGCGGGTGCCATCGCAGCTTCCACCGCAGGGACGAcgggcagcagcagcagcacccCCGCCTCTTCCTCCCTGCGCCCGGCGCCACGCCGACGACGCCGACGCCGCGCGTGCCGCTGCTCATGCCACCGCCGCAGCAGCATCACCACCCCTACGCGGCCGGTCACCCACAGGCGCCGCCGTTCGCGTACAACCCCCACCACCAGCACTACCAACGCACACCCAGCGGCGGTGGCACGACGACCGAGTCGTCCAGCGAGGAGCCCGACCCGGGACCGCCCTCGACGTCGGCTCCAGGGCAGGGGCACGGGCAGGCGCAGCGGCGGAAGCGGTTCCGGACGAGGTTCACGGCGGAGCAGAGGGAGCAGATGCTGGCGCTGGCAGAGCGGGTGGGGTGGCGGATGCTGAAACAAGACGAGGCCCTGGTGGAGCAGCTGTGCGCGCAGGCCGGCGTGCGGCGGCAGGTCTTCAAGGTCTGGATGCACAACAACAAGCACCACAGGAGGCAGCCAGAGTCCCAACAGCAGCAACAAAAACAGTAG